One Nicotiana tabacum cultivar K326 chromosome 23, ASM71507v2, whole genome shotgun sequence genomic window, ACTTGGTTTATCTAGTTGATTTTAGCTTTCACATGTCAAGAGGGAACAAAGACTTCAGCTTTAGAAAGTACTACCACTACCATGCAGCTATCGATTAATCTTTGTCATCAGAAGTAAACTACTTAGTTTAAATATTGAACAAGATTCAATGAGAACTATAATAGACTAGTTGATCATCCTTTCCATGGTAAGATGACAGAAATCTGAACCAATAGAGGCAAGTATTAAATTCAACAAAAGCAGGATGCCAAACAGAAAAGAGCCTGGCAACACACCTTCTAAAAGCATTAGGCAAACATTCCATCtaaatgtttatttatttatttacatgTATTCTCATTCCTTCGCAATACAAATTtccaaattgaaaaaaaaaaagaaaaaaaaaaagaaaaaactgatTACATCTTTAAAACCAAGAAAGTGAATACCTTATTATCTGTGCTTTCACGTATCACTCTTCATGTGTTGAAATAGAAATATAGAGTAGTTGGAACATAGATTGAATGCCTATTATTTAGTTGAGGATCAGGAAGGTACTGGaagggttttttttttcaaaaataaaataaaataaaattgagcAGACGTTAATTCATTGAACTatgtatatttattttgattcATGGTGAATATGATACCAAAGCATGACAACACTTTAAAGTTTATATacatttttttcatcattttcattgaTGACTTAAAGATCATGTAGGATAACAGACAATTCCAAAAGATCGAATTGGGATTAATCCAACATAGGATAGTCAATTATGCTGATTATGTTAAAGCATAGTTGTTAATTGTCCCACATTAGTTGAGTGAATGAGCTACTGTCTCCTTATACGGCTTTAggcaatcctcacctcatgagctagcttttggggttgaatTAGCCCAAGGTTCAATTTCTTAATAATAGTGAGCGGAGAATACTCATCATTCACACACAAAGTGAAAATGAAGACACACCAAACATATAAAGCACAAGCATACATGGTCAATATTTGTAAAGCACAATCACACATGGTCAATATTCTCTCTCCTTCCTCCTGCTTTCTGTGGTGGAGGGCGGAGGCTTCTGTATTTTGCACAGATATAGTATATACAAAAGtacaattaattttttttctttctcagaAAAAACAAATCAGAGTACAATTTAAAATCAAAACTAGAAAGGAATTAATGAACCTTTTATACAGTTGCAGAAGCTCTTTGGGTATAATGGATTTACTTTGAGCCACTTCCACCTGTGTCAGGCATTATTAAGATTAGCATAACAAATGTATGACTACTACTTGCTATTGGCTTATTTTCTGAAATCTTAAGAAAGGAAGTAATACCTGATCGCTGGATTCACCAGCTTGACCACAGGAAAGGCGTTGATTTTTTGATGCTGTGACCAAACAATCTTCAGGAAGATGACCTGGCCTCTGACATTTCCAACTACACCAGTGAAATTATACTTAGAAAAATTACCCTCTCATAGCAATCAGGAACACAAAATAAGGGTACATTTAATTCTTTTATCATAAAGGTGGTTGCCACATGCAGCACATTATGTCATAATGTAAATCTAAGTGGAGCTTGATCTCAGAGAAGGATTATCAACGTATAACAGATAAAGTCTTTGGTACTGCAAGACCTAATATTGAGAGATTACTCGTCTTCAAAATGAATGTCAACAAGCATACCACTCATAAGTACAAAAAGCAGATCTCTTCATGGACCACCGATGACGGTCATAATCCCAGGTGTCACCTCCAGATTCAGGAACTTCCAGTTTGCACTTTTGTCCAGAAAAAGACGCAGCTTGGACTTGGCTACTTAAGGGCCCCTAAAGACATCATCAGAGAAACATATGGAGTTGAAGAAGCAGGTATCTCGTACATGCATAAAAGTACATATTGCTCAAatgcttttttttttggtaagacTACTGTTCAAATGATTTACACATTGGGTGCTTATACATATCTTGATTCGTGACAGACGTTACAACTCCAGTTTAGTTGGAAGCTCTAATGTTCAACATATCGGACCCTTATATTGAATTCTTATCTGATGATTTTTGGAGATGGCAACAAGATCCTAGTGACATGTATTTTGCCTGATTACATAGTTCGTCCCTTTGCTAGTTTATCCTTACCAGATTCCACAATCCACCCTTCCAAGACATAAGCCAAACATTCTATTCAAATATAAGACTGTATGTTCAGCTTAGCGTCCAAGCTGAACTGCATGCTTTACTACATCGCCTACTCCTAGCACAAAGCTATGGCTTGATTCCCCTGGAAGTTAATCTCGATGCTAAGGAGGTAATCACCAAGTTATAAATTAATAGCATACATTATGCTAATCTTATTAATGATTGCAGTCAGGAGCTCCTTATCTTAGATATGTAGTATTACACCAATATTCTCTATCTAATTAAAATGAAACAACAAATCTATGAAAACATAAAAATATGTGTCTAGCAAGGGAATTATCACAAAAAAATCAGCTCTTGTTTTCCTTTTGACAATTGCTAGCTCATATATGTTCATCATTAATTTCTTCATCATTAACAAAAGGTCCCAATTTTGAAAAGCAATAGTTAAATCATGAAATCTTTTCACATGCATCCATGCTAGACTACATATGCAAAACAGGATGAAAATGGAAAACACCTGCTGGAGTTTAAGATTTTGCAGGTGGTCAATTTTGCAATCCATACTGCATATGTCCTCATCAGTCTGCACGCAAAGTAAATAAAGATATGGGGTCCATTAAGAAAGGagcagaaaaacaaaaagagaaatagaTCCATCGATCCAATAACTTACCTCATCACATATATACTCCCCATACTTCCCACATACCACACAAGCAGGTTCTCCTGGAAGAGGAAATCGCTGCTCGCTGCGAGTTTTAACTCTATCTGTTTCATTTCCACTACCTAAAAAGAAGAATGGAGAAAATCGTGAAAGAGAGAATGAATGACAAGCTCTTGAAAGCCACAACAAACAAACTGTTCGCAAATTTCAGATTAGCGAAGATAAAACTTATTGACCATCATCAAGGGATTTCTATCCAGTACGGATTATAATACTAGGTTAAATTTACCTTATAAAAAAGGTTAATGATCTTTCTTAGAGAAAGAATACTAGGTTAGATTTTCATATCACTTTAAATGAAGCAGAATCCCACAATTTCAAGGTAGAGGTACCTAGAGCCAGGGACAAGTGTTATGATGCAAGGTTCTATTGTAGTCCAATAATATTATGGATttggaaaagaaatgaaagaaagactAGATACACATTTCTCCATTCCAATTACAAGACAATTTCCACTTTAAGACATCAGAAGATCTTTGTCAAACTTCTATGAACAATAATATCATAAACAACTTTGACAACCTGTAAGAACTTTAATTATTCAGTGATAAGTAACTATAACTCTTATAAATACTTCCACTTAAAGGGATAAGTAACTAGAAAGCATATCTAGTTACATAAATTAGATTAAATGAAATTCCGCTTCTGCTAACCTGTAACCGCTAAAATGTCAGTGTTGGAAGAAGGATTGTGCCCCTTTTCACATTCTGAAGAAGAGCTTGCATCACCTGAAAGTTCATGAATATTTTGCCATGAGATCAGTCTTGGCAGAAAAACTTCTTGGTCCTAAATCATTAAAGTAAAAAGGATAAAGGAGAAAATGGGAAGTTAAAAGATTAAAAAAGTCTAACATGATACGTATTTTCTTGTTTTGACAAGTACATGATTAATGTTGTAGAACTCATAAACATATATAAAAGGAGTAAGAGAGGGGGGGGATGGCTGATATTTTGCTGCATGGTAGCACACTATAATAAAAGGACTGAACGAGGGAATTGCAGTTACAAATGAAGGAGGTCCAGTTTAGCAGGCATATGTAAATAATTAGACACCAAAGTATCCAAGTATACTAGTCCTTGCTCATAGAATCAGTAAGTGGAACCATCaaaaatgcaaaagataaaaaatcCTTTTGAAAATCAAACTACTCTTTTCCAAATAGCAATGATTCCTTATGACACATACGATGGAAACACTCAAAAATATGGAACCCTCAAAACAAGCATCCTGCCTTTTCGGTCGAGATTTGAGTTCCAAATGAACACATGACTACTAATCAATTGCATACCAAACTACACTCAAACCATTTTCAAGTCATTGAGAATTAACCAAAAAGACAAAAGCCAAATGAAGCTTACTCTCATACTCCACCAAATACAATGCTGAATGTGAAGGTTCCTGGAACAGCATTAGAACCCAAACAATCACTAAATCATAACTGACGTGATACTAAACATAAGTGCAAAACACAGTAAAATGAATATCCCATTACCAACACTTCTGCAGTCAATTCTTGATAAGGCTGACTTGAACTAGCCTCCTTCCTGCGTTTCAAAAACAAAAGAGCAACTCACCACTCCAAATTgcactaaaattatcaaatacctttttcttcttttcacttCAATGCCAGAACTAGGTTGTAGCGTAACGCCAAGGCAATGTACCAAGGTCCCAGTAGCTAGCTATGTTAATGTGCCTTTTTGAAGATTGATATACTCCTTGTGTCCGAATTTATGTAATACTCTTTCTTTTTTGGTCTGTCCCAAAacctttctatatttagaaacaatttaactttaaaagtTCCCACAAATTTCTATGGCTTGTTAAACTACATAAATTATGAAGGGACGGAGGGAGCATTAAACTCCATGCCTAGTCAAACTGCATCACATAAAAT contains:
- the LOC107808086 gene encoding uncharacterized protein LOC107808086 isoform X4; this translates as MATRSNFYKNPSYAYNKDFNLNSALQNLQAYNVVTGNIPPLVEPNSVEEKTVHRKLRRVRKSKVHQHKEMEDNDVPLSHLDYIKKRRKEASSSQPYQELTAEVLEPSHSALYLVEYESDASSSSECEKGHNPSSNTDILAVTGSGNETDRVKTRSEQRFPLPGEPACVVCGKYGEYICDETDEDICSMDCKIDHLQNLKLQQGPLSSQVQAASFSGQKCKLEVPESGGDTWDYDRHRWSMKRSAFCTYECWKCQRPGHLPEDCLVTASKNQRLSCGQAGESSDQVEVAQSKSIIPKELLQLYKRCHQIGKSSLDANCNTCRRLTTLAMCLDCSNTFCDSIK
- the LOC107808086 gene encoding uncharacterized protein LOC107808086 isoform X3 translates to MATRSNFYKNPSYAYNKDFNLNSALQNLQAYNVVTGNIPPLVEPNSVEEKTVHRKLRRVRKSKVHQHKEMEDNDVPLSHLDYIKKRRKEASSSQPYQELTAEVLEPSHSALYLVEYESDASSSSECEKGHNPSSNTDILAVTGSGNETDRVKTRSEQRFPLPGEPACVVCGKYGEYICDETDEDICSMDCKIDHLQNLKLQQGPLSSQVQAASFSGQKCKLEVPESGGDTWDYDRHRWSMKRSAFCTYECWKCQRPGHLPEDCLVTASKNQRLSCGQAGESSDQVEVAQSKSIIPKELLQLYKRCHQIGKSSLDANCNTCRRLTTLAMCLDCSNTFCDRSPERTYHWTSLSQTILLLQAQALGKMLQIYVQSERHQGSFSLSLLF